One window from the genome of Rufibacter tibetensis encodes:
- a CDS encoding LLM class flavin-dependent oxidoreductase — translation MADAKKIKLSVLDQSPVRAGGTPEQALQETLQLAKLADKLGYTRYWVSEHHNSLGLAGPSPEVLIPHLAANTQYLRIGSGGVMLPHYSALKVAQNFRLLEALYPNRIDLGIGRAPGTDRKTAALLNPYNHFNEQEFVEQLMNLDRYLQDGLNGTEAAEVKVTPRSATTPERWLLSSSGQSGVFAAHFGMGFSFAHFINPNGGPEAMQSYQKRFTPSAFLKKPAGNFGIFVICADTEEKAKELQLSMDMLMLHVRQGKASGVPSLEVAKVFYDDLEEDELAQVQYNRQRMVVGTPTQVKAKLDALAEAYAVDEIVVVTITYDFQDRLRSYELLAEAYGLEPRT, via the coding sequence ATGGCAGACGCGAAAAAAATTAAGCTGAGTGTGCTAGACCAATCGCCAGTAAGGGCGGGCGGAACCCCTGAACAGGCGCTGCAAGAAACGCTCCAATTAGCTAAACTAGCCGATAAACTTGGTTACACCCGCTATTGGGTTTCTGAACACCATAACTCACTGGGTTTGGCTGGCCCTTCGCCCGAGGTGCTGATCCCGCATCTGGCAGCCAATACTCAATACCTGCGCATTGGCTCTGGTGGGGTCATGCTGCCGCATTACAGCGCTTTGAAAGTAGCCCAGAATTTCAGGTTGCTGGAGGCCTTGTACCCTAATCGCATTGACCTGGGCATTGGTCGCGCACCCGGTACCGATCGCAAAACCGCCGCTTTGCTCAATCCTTACAACCATTTCAACGAGCAGGAATTTGTAGAACAGCTCATGAACCTGGACCGCTACCTGCAGGATGGGCTGAATGGGACCGAAGCGGCCGAGGTGAAAGTCACGCCCCGGTCCGCCACTACCCCGGAGCGCTGGCTGTTGAGTTCCAGCGGGCAAAGCGGTGTGTTTGCGGCCCACTTCGGGATGGGATTTTCGTTTGCGCATTTCATCAACCCCAACGGCGGACCTGAGGCGATGCAGTCCTACCAGAAAAGATTCACCCCCTCGGCTTTCCTGAAAAAGCCGGCCGGAAACTTCGGGATTTTTGTCATTTGCGCAGATACCGAGGAAAAAGCAAAGGAGCTGCAACTCTCCATGGACATGCTCATGCTCCACGTTAGGCAGGGAAAAGCCAGTGGCGTGCCTTCATTGGAAGTAGCTAAGGTCTTCTATGACGACCTGGAGGAAGATGAACTGGCCCAAGTGCAGTACAACCGCCAACGCATGGTGGTAGGTACACCCACGCAAGTGAAAGCCAAATTAGACGCTCTTGCAGAAGCCTACGCTGTAGATGAGATTGTGGTGGTGACCATCACCTATGATTTCCAGGACCGGCTGCGCAGCTATGAGTTGCTGGCGGAGGCATATGGGCTGGAGCCGAGGACATAG
- a CDS encoding penicillin-binding protein 1A, translating to MPFFNSYFGSFSDWMNTRRKRWLTRHGHTLSMSYWKSLDRRGWLRVLGKGVAAVALVFFVFYLAVYFGLFGWLPTKRQLKAVQNNMPSEVYTADSVLIGRYFIQDRTNVAYKDIAEPAIHALVATEDVRFYEHDGVDYRSWARVFIKSLLLQNEASGGGSTLSQQLAKNLFPRKNLGFLSMPVNKLREVILARRFEAIYTKEEILQLYLNTVPMGGNVYGIESAARRFFNTSADSLKTEEAAVLIGLLKGTTYYHPKLYPERSLQRRNVVLAQMARYGYLTPEQKDSLQKRPLTLRYNAYSHHSGLAPYFREHLREELTHWAAQQKDAEGDPYNLYNDGLKIYTTLDSKMQRHAELALRQRMKTLQIDFDKHWGNKAPWTGQPDVLKAAKERSLRYRRHKAAGMSDSEIDEIFNTPRKMQVFRWRGEVTRTISPMDSLRHYLRYLNAGFLAMEPTSGYIRAWVGGINHNYFQYDHVRSRRQVGSTFKPFVYAAAMDQGIAPCSYFPNDRRVFPEYENWSPRNADNQYGGAYSMLGALTHSVNTVSVNVAMQAGIPKIVQLAHSLGIKGELPSTPSLALGTADASLLEMVGAYGALANGGYQVKPRYLLRIVDRQGRVLLDQTNSNGQGEHVLSSQTTALLRPMLENVVNEGTGRRLRQEYRLNMGIAGKTGTTQSHADGWFIGYTPDLVAGAWVGGEDRRIRFRDLEKGGGANTALPIWGTFFQRLSKDRAYRRYAYSQFSPLPSHLQGYLNCPPYQPPFVEEPIIEEERGLDGFFERSGRKLKDLFKKKNKNKDRDKERDREKDWQKELEKELEKRRDRGRGRD from the coding sequence ATGCCCTTTTTTAACTCCTACTTCGGAAGCTTCTCAGACTGGATGAACACCCGCCGTAAGCGTTGGCTAACCCGGCATGGGCATACATTATCTATGAGTTACTGGAAATCATTGGACAGAAGAGGTTGGTTACGGGTATTAGGAAAGGGTGTGGCGGCTGTGGCGCTGGTCTTTTTCGTGTTCTACCTGGCGGTGTATTTTGGGTTATTTGGCTGGCTACCCACCAAACGCCAACTGAAAGCCGTGCAGAACAACATGCCCTCTGAGGTCTACACGGCCGACAGTGTGCTCATTGGCCGCTACTTTATCCAGGACCGAACCAACGTAGCCTATAAAGACATTGCCGAACCGGCCATCCATGCGTTAGTGGCCACCGAAGACGTCCGTTTCTATGAGCATGATGGCGTGGATTACCGAAGCTGGGCCCGTGTTTTCATCAAAAGCCTTCTCCTGCAGAATGAAGCTTCCGGTGGAGGAAGTACTCTAAGTCAGCAGTTAGCCAAAAACCTTTTCCCCCGCAAGAACTTAGGGTTTCTTTCCATGCCCGTAAACAAGCTGCGCGAAGTGATTTTGGCGCGCCGTTTTGAGGCCATTTACACCAAAGAGGAGATTTTGCAGCTGTATCTCAACACCGTGCCCATGGGCGGAAACGTGTACGGCATAGAATCAGCAGCCCGGCGGTTTTTCAATACCTCCGCAGATTCTCTTAAAACTGAAGAAGCCGCCGTGCTGATTGGTTTGCTGAAAGGAACCACGTATTACCACCCCAAACTGTACCCTGAACGTTCTTTGCAGCGCCGGAACGTGGTGCTGGCTCAAATGGCGAGGTACGGCTACCTCACCCCTGAACAAAAAGATTCCCTGCAAAAACGCCCGCTTACCCTTCGGTATAATGCTTACTCGCACCACAGCGGTTTGGCGCCTTACTTCAGAGAGCACCTGCGCGAAGAACTGACGCATTGGGCAGCCCAACAGAAAGACGCAGAAGGCGACCCGTACAACCTCTACAACGACGGCCTCAAGATTTACACCACCCTTGACAGCAAAATGCAGCGCCATGCGGAACTGGCCCTTCGGCAGCGCATGAAAACTCTGCAAATTGATTTTGACAAGCACTGGGGAAACAAAGCCCCATGGACCGGCCAGCCCGATGTTCTGAAAGCCGCCAAGGAGCGGTCGCTCCGCTATCGGCGTCACAAAGCGGCTGGTATGTCTGATTCTGAGATAGACGAAATTTTTAATACCCCACGCAAGATGCAGGTGTTCAGGTGGCGCGGCGAAGTAACCCGCACAATCAGCCCCATGGATTCTCTGCGACACTACCTGCGTTACCTTAACGCTGGTTTCCTTGCCATGGAGCCCACCAGCGGCTACATCCGCGCCTGGGTAGGCGGCATCAATCACAATTACTTCCAATACGATCATGTGCGCTCGCGCCGGCAGGTGGGTTCTACCTTCAAGCCCTTTGTATACGCCGCTGCCATGGACCAAGGCATTGCGCCCTGCTCCTACTTCCCTAATGACCGCCGCGTTTTTCCTGAGTATGAGAACTGGTCGCCTCGCAACGCTGACAACCAGTACGGCGGCGCCTATTCCATGCTGGGGGCACTTACCCATTCTGTGAACACGGTGTCAGTGAACGTGGCCATGCAGGCAGGTATTCCTAAAATCGTTCAATTAGCGCACAGCTTGGGCATCAAAGGTGAACTTCCCTCCACCCCTTCCCTGGCCCTCGGCACCGCCGATGCCAGTTTGCTGGAGATGGTGGGCGCCTACGGGGCACTGGCCAACGGAGGCTACCAGGTGAAGCCCCGTTATCTACTGCGTATTGTGGATCGGCAAGGCCGAGTGCTCCTGGACCAGACCAACTCCAATGGACAAGGGGAACACGTGTTATCCAGTCAAACCACGGCGCTTTTACGCCCTATGCTGGAGAATGTGGTCAATGAAGGTACCGGCCGCAGGCTGCGCCAGGAATACCGTCTGAACATGGGCATTGCAGGTAAAACTGGTACTACCCAATCACACGCCGATGGTTGGTTTATTGGCTACACCCCAGACTTAGTGGCAGGCGCCTGGGTGGGCGGAGAAGACCGTCGCATCCGTTTCCGAGATTTAGAGAAAGGCGGGGGAGCTAACACTGCTCTTCCTATTTGGGGTACTTTCTTTCAGCGCCTAAGCAAGGACAGAGCTTACCGCAGATACGCTTACAGCCAATTCTCCCCGCTTCCCAGTCATCTGCAAGGGTATTTGAACTGCCCTCCGTACCAGCCGCCGTTTGTGGAAGAACCTATCATTGAAGAGGAAAGAGGCTTAGATGGCTTCTTTGAAAGAAGCGGCCGTAAACTGAAAGACTTGTTCAAAAAGAAAAACAAGAACAAGGATAGAGACAAAGAAAGAGACCGTGAAAAAGACTGGCAAAAGGAGCTGGAGAAGGAACTGGAAAAAAGAAGGGATAGAGGAAGAGGCAGAGACTAG
- the folB gene encoding dihydroneopterin aldolase produces the protein MGQIALEGMEFFAFHGFYDEEQKIGNKYGVDLYIQTDLHSAAASDNLDETVNYEKLYKLVLHEMSLPARLLEHLGHRIMEAILQEFPFVQQVKVSVSKFNPPLGGICHKAKITLERSGS, from the coding sequence ATGGGCCAGATTGCGCTGGAAGGCATGGAATTCTTTGCCTTTCACGGGTTCTATGACGAAGAGCAGAAAATAGGCAACAAGTACGGGGTAGATCTCTACATCCAGACTGATTTGCACTCCGCGGCCGCCTCAGACAACCTGGACGAGACGGTGAACTATGAGAAGCTGTACAAACTGGTCCTTCATGAGATGAGCCTTCCTGCCCGCCTATTAGAGCACTTGGGCCACCGCATCATGGAAGCCATTCTGCAGGAATTTCCTTTTGTGCAGCAGGTGAAAGTAAGCGTCTCTAAGTTTAACCCACCGTTGGGCGGCATTTGCCATAAGGCTAAAATCACCCTGGAGAGAAGCGGGAGCTAA
- a CDS encoding DivIVA domain-containing protein yields the protein MKITPLEIRQKTFEKAFRGLDKDEVNAFLLTLSQQWERLQDENKDLRMKLEVAGREVQKLREVESSLYKTLKTAEDTSTSIVDQATKAADLQIREAQLKADQVLEAARQKARSVLESAYMQADKTVAEMHAEVKNLEQDYLRLEDYLENMVRDLQNLASDALDKVEKTRSKPKASLASILQRAAQIKAQRPEDEKDPSMNALTSAPIAPATKSANVPAAALIDQPQDGGYEIGGGGSRESIPSTPGTIPATPMHNPTPDVHPRTPEIVPPRPSVPSPSPAPEIEEPRPDVIPSPSPTPVEEPEPERESPVPTTPEVQPPMTTQAKPAPAVAAGGGSFFDEI from the coding sequence ATGAAGATTACACCGTTAGAAATCAGACAGAAAACGTTTGAAAAAGCGTTTAGGGGCTTGGACAAGGACGAAGTGAACGCGTTTCTGCTCACGCTTTCCCAGCAGTGGGAGAGATTGCAGGACGAGAACAAAGACCTGCGCATGAAGTTGGAAGTGGCCGGCCGCGAAGTCCAGAAACTACGTGAGGTGGAATCATCACTCTACAAAACCCTCAAGACCGCCGAAGACACCAGCACCAGCATTGTGGACCAGGCTACCAAAGCCGCCGATCTTCAGATTCGCGAAGCCCAGCTTAAGGCTGACCAGGTACTGGAGGCCGCCCGCCAGAAAGCCCGCAGCGTGCTGGAAAGTGCGTACATGCAAGCCGACAAAACTGTTGCAGAAATGCATGCCGAGGTGAAAAACCTGGAGCAGGATTACCTGCGTCTGGAAGATTACCTGGAGAACATGGTGCGCGACCTGCAGAACCTGGCCTCTGACGCCCTTGACAAGGTAGAGAAAACCAGATCAAAACCTAAAGCTTCACTTGCCAGTATCTTACAAAGAGCCGCTCAAATTAAAGCACAGCGGCCCGAAGACGAAAAAGATCCTTCCATGAACGCATTAACCTCAGCACCTATCGCTCCGGCCACCAAGTCGGCGAACGTACCAGCCGCTGCTCTTATAGACCAGCCACAGGACGGAGGATATGAAATTGGCGGCGGCGGAAGCCGTGAGTCTATTCCATCCACCCCAGGCACCATTCCGGCTACGCCAATGCACAACCCAACGCCAGATGTGCACCCGCGTACCCCAGAGATAGTACCACCAAGACCATCTGTGCCGTCTCCAAGCCCGGCTCCTGAGATTGAAGAGCCAAGACCAGACGTGATTCCTTCGCCAAGCCCAACACCTGTTGAGGAGCCGGAACCAGAGCGGGAAAGCCCAGTGCCTACCACGCCTGAAGTTCAGCCTCCAATGACTACCCAGGCCAAACCGGCTCCTGCAGTAGCAGCCGGCGGCGGTTCTTTCTTTGACGAAATCTAG
- a CDS encoding WD40 repeat domain-containing protein: MASPFQVQKITTLTGHRDCVYTLERAPEPQKFFSAGADGMVAQWDLTQPENGELVAKVSSSVYALKYVPERNWLLIGHNHNSLEVLDLSAKAILKTILLPPAAIFDIQYSWSSQRAFLALGDGSLVVIDLEKLEMVKVKRLSEKSARCLALHPSKPELALGLSNQRILILDLETLEVKRALEGHTGSVFTVAYTPEGNYLLSGSRDAHLRVWEVENHYQEHASIIAHLFTLNHIAFSPNGLLFATCSMDKSVKVWDAQTFKLLKVIDKARHAGHGSSVNKLFWSAHWNQLVSCSDDRSIAVWALTLKEL, translated from the coding sequence ATGGCCAGCCCGTTTCAGGTTCAGAAAATCACCACCCTCACCGGTCACCGCGACTGCGTCTACACGCTGGAGCGGGCACCCGAACCACAAAAGTTCTTTTCGGCCGGGGCCGATGGCATGGTGGCCCAGTGGGATTTGACCCAACCCGAGAATGGTGAATTGGTGGCCAAGGTGAGCTCCAGCGTGTACGCGCTCAAGTACGTGCCTGAAAGGAACTGGCTGCTCATTGGGCACAACCATAATAGCCTGGAGGTGCTGGACCTATCGGCGAAAGCCATTTTGAAAACCATTCTGCTACCGCCCGCCGCCATCTTTGACATCCAGTATTCCTGGTCCTCGCAACGTGCCTTCCTGGCCTTGGGCGATGGCTCTTTGGTGGTGATTGATCTGGAAAAGCTGGAAATGGTAAAGGTGAAGCGGTTGTCTGAGAAAAGTGCCCGTTGCCTGGCCCTGCACCCTTCAAAACCTGAGTTGGCTTTGGGACTGAGCAACCAAAGAATTTTAATTCTGGACTTAGAGACGCTGGAAGTAAAGCGGGCGTTAGAAGGGCATACCGGTTCAGTGTTCACGGTGGCCTATACGCCTGAAGGAAACTACCTGCTCAGCGGCAGCCGCGATGCCCATTTGCGGGTGTGGGAAGTAGAAAACCACTACCAGGAACACGCCAGTATCATTGCGCACCTGTTCACCCTTAACCACATTGCTTTTAGCCCCAACGGGCTGCTGTTTGCCACCTGCAGCATGGACAAAAGTGTGAAGGTATGGGATGCCCAGACGTTCAAATTATTGAAAGTGATTGACAAAGCCCGCCACGCCGGCCACGGTAGTTCTGTCAATAAATTGTTTTGGTCGGCTCATTGGAATCAGTTAGTTTCGTGTAGTGATGACCGCAGCATTGCGGTTTGGGCGTTAACCTTGAAGGAATTATGA
- a CDS encoding 4'-phosphopantetheinyl transferase superfamily protein, whose protein sequence is MPLLQLKPLSSTSLLGLWQVAESIETLEEQLLSLRPDHHLPFFKAETRTKEWLAARLLAYTLLEKLGAPNLYLQSLETGEPTCSDASWQVSLTHSAGWVGALVSCSHRVGIDIEILGTKAPRLAPRFLNEEELAAAADDPEKMHLYWSAKETLYKVYRHRKLDFQENLLLQNFERKPTGIFSGRIVTGAFDQSYEVQYEVHPAYVLTYVLAPL, encoded by the coding sequence ATGCCGCTCCTCCAATTAAAGCCATTGTCTTCTACTTCTCTTTTAGGGCTTTGGCAAGTGGCGGAGTCCATAGAAACGTTAGAGGAACAGCTTCTTTCACTTCGGCCCGACCACCACTTGCCGTTTTTTAAAGCAGAAACGCGTACTAAGGAATGGCTGGCTGCGCGACTACTAGCCTATACCTTGCTGGAGAAACTGGGAGCGCCCAACCTGTATTTGCAATCGCTGGAAACGGGTGAGCCTACGTGTTCTGATGCTTCCTGGCAAGTTTCTTTAACGCACTCGGCGGGTTGGGTAGGAGCCCTGGTTTCCTGCTCACACAGAGTTGGCATAGATATTGAAATACTAGGAACCAAAGCCCCGCGCCTGGCACCACGGTTCCTGAACGAAGAAGAATTGGCCGCAGCCGCAGATGACCCGGAAAAAATGCACCTTTACTGGAGCGCGAAAGAAACGCTCTACAAAGTGTACCGCCACCGGAAACTGGATTTCCAGGAGAACCTTTTGTTGCAAAACTTTGAACGGAAACCAACAGGAATTTTTTCCGGACGGATAGTCACTGGTGCGTTTGACCAAAGCTATGAGGTACAGTATGAGGTTCACCCTGCTTATGTGCTGACCTATGTATTGGCCCCGCTTTAA
- a CDS encoding redoxin domain-containing protein yields MKRYFTLFVALFLIGNVFAQSGYRIGAKVENFTLKDAQNQAVELSNFKDAPLLAVVFTSVSCPYAKLYETRLQQLSQAYTGKGVRFVYVNTTIGLEEGSQTDKAQPDRPSAQTFPYLIDEGQQLSKQFGATKAPEVFVLQNSPDGFYLRYKGAIDDNPQAGNYVKQRYLANALDALLAGRSVAEAERRATGCLIKKF; encoded by the coding sequence ATGAAACGATACTTTACTTTATTTGTGGCGCTCTTCCTGATAGGAAATGTATTTGCGCAGAGCGGCTACCGGATTGGCGCCAAGGTGGAAAATTTCACCCTGAAAGATGCCCAGAACCAAGCGGTGGAACTGTCTAACTTTAAAGATGCTCCTCTGCTGGCGGTGGTTTTCACCAGTGTGAGCTGCCCATACGCCAAACTTTATGAAACCCGTTTGCAGCAACTTTCGCAGGCGTACACCGGCAAAGGCGTGCGGTTTGTGTACGTAAATACCACCATAGGATTAGAGGAAGGCAGCCAGACAGATAAAGCCCAACCGGACCGTCCCAGCGCCCAGACCTTCCCGTACCTGATTGACGAAGGCCAGCAGTTAAGCAAGCAGTTTGGTGCTACCAAAGCCCCTGAAGTCTTTGTGCTGCAAAACTCCCCAGACGGCTTCTACCTGCGCTACAAGGGTGCCATAGATGACAATCCGCAGGCGGGTAACTACGTGAAACAGCGGTATCTGGCAAATGCCTTGGATGCGTTGTTAGCCGGCAGAAGCGTAGCCGAGGCAGAGCGCCGTGCCACAGGTTGTTTGATCAAAAAATTCTAG
- a CDS encoding O-methyltransferase: MDFLDPDLNAYAEAHTSPETPLLHRLNRETHLNVMKPRMLSGHLQGRTLAMFSQMLRPRRILEIGTYTGYSALCLAEGLTEDGVLHTIDVNDELEDMVRSYIAEAGLEQKIQLHIGQAADVITTLDEQWDLVFIDADKKSNGLYYDMVLDKMRPGGFILTDNVLWSGKVIEKFRPKLDKNTELVLDFNRKVHEDPRVENLLLPIRDGILVARKK, encoded by the coding sequence ATGGACTTTCTGGACCCTGACTTGAACGCCTACGCGGAGGCACATACTTCCCCTGAAACACCGTTGCTGCACCGGCTTAACCGTGAGACGCACCTAAACGTCATGAAGCCACGCATGCTGTCGGGGCATTTGCAGGGGCGCACGTTGGCTATGTTTTCGCAGATGCTTCGGCCGCGCCGCATTCTGGAGATTGGCACCTATACGGGTTATTCAGCGCTTTGCCTGGCAGAAGGACTAACCGAAGACGGTGTGTTGCATACCATTGACGTGAATGACGAGTTAGAGGACATGGTACGCAGTTACATTGCAGAGGCGGGGCTTGAGCAGAAGATCCAACTGCACATTGGGCAGGCCGCAGACGTCATCACAACTCTGGACGAGCAGTGGGATCTGGTCTTCATAGACGCTGATAAAAAGAGCAATGGCCTGTACTATGACATGGTGCTGGATAAAATGCGTCCCGGTGGCTTCATTTTAACCGATAATGTACTCTGGAGCGGAAAGGTAATAGAAAAGTTCAGGCCTAAGCTGGACAAAAACACTGAACTGGTCCTGGACTTCAACCGCAAGGTGCACGAAGACCCACGGGTAGAAAACCTCCTGTTGCCCATTAGAGACGGTATTTTGGTGGCCCGAAAAAAGTAA
- a CDS encoding LysM peptidoglycan-binding domain-containing protein: MKKSLSLLLLSLLCLVAQAQTPVVPNNIYFADIHLQIQESARGDIQKMVDALTKHPGYFQKKVELADAYFPFVEQAFKQEGVPTDFKYLVLQESGLVSDAVSTSNAVGFWQFKEGSATELGIKVNSSVDERKHIIESSRGAAKYMLRSNAYYKNWFNTLLSYYQGLNGTKALTKTSDIGAKKMEVTSQTNKYLLTFLAHKVAYENAIGKNPNPTITLQPVKATPGQTLTEIAMAAQADAAEVERYNKWLMASTVPSDKEYTVMVPYVSGASRPVLAQAAGPVKRSNATIRVSSARSKDSVGRIKGFFQVIKAKLNNTYAPESLVAQEGDTKDMLALKGNISTSKFLRVNDMQATDEVVPGKTYYLQGKRNKAKDTEFHVAQRGETMHEISQKYAIKLNKLFSKNRMAKGESLEPGRVVWLQETRPSSIPVEIRPLEEEAPVATEVLAQKPASTPATSAAKTPATPKPGSISVEVEDPAAAPYVKKTPAADNATAPATSGQYPGKNPAVTSKPAPVLERKSPEDAVISDVKIAPAQPVTAPIPASGTHIVEKGETLYSISRRYTIPVANLLAWNNMDGSAPLPLGKELVLTGSATAATTSVPAASSAPVSAPATAAPVASSAQPVAGEHTVAPGETLYAISRKYGVSVPNLQLWNNLGTGAISIGQKLVVTAPASESAVQAETTSTAASTETATSTVTHKVAPGESMYGISRKYGVTIQQIQEWNNKADYNVSVGENLVIKPKQ; encoded by the coding sequence ATGAAAAAGTCTTTATCGCTCCTGCTACTCAGCCTGTTGTGCCTGGTAGCGCAAGCCCAAACCCCGGTTGTTCCTAACAACATCTACTTTGCAGACATCCACCTGCAGATTCAGGAAAGCGCCCGCGGCGACATCCAGAAGATGGTGGACGCGCTCACCAAGCACCCGGGATATTTCCAGAAAAAAGTAGAACTCGCTGACGCTTACTTCCCTTTTGTAGAGCAGGCGTTCAAGCAGGAAGGAGTTCCCACCGATTTTAAATACCTGGTACTGCAGGAAAGCGGGCTGGTATCTGATGCCGTGTCTACGTCTAATGCCGTAGGTTTCTGGCAATTCAAAGAGGGCTCGGCCACTGAATTGGGAATCAAAGTAAACAGCTCAGTAGATGAGCGCAAGCACATCATTGAGTCTAGCCGTGGAGCCGCCAAATACATGCTCCGCAGCAACGCTTATTATAAAAACTGGTTCAACACCCTCCTTTCTTACTACCAAGGCTTAAACGGCACCAAAGCCCTGACTAAGACGTCAGACATTGGGGCCAAGAAGATGGAGGTAACCAGCCAGACAAACAAATACCTGCTCACGTTCCTGGCCCACAAAGTGGCGTATGAGAATGCCATTGGTAAGAACCCCAACCCTACCATCACCTTACAGCCGGTAAAAGCAACCCCAGGTCAAACCCTTACGGAGATTGCTATGGCGGCCCAGGCCGATGCCGCTGAAGTGGAGCGCTATAACAAATGGCTGATGGCCTCTACTGTGCCTTCTGACAAAGAATACACCGTGATGGTACCTTACGTTTCTGGTGCTTCCCGCCCAGTTCTGGCGCAGGCTGCCGGACCAGTGAAAAGATCTAATGCAACCATCAGAGTAAGCTCTGCCAGATCCAAGGATAGCGTAGGCCGTATCAAAGGTTTCTTCCAGGTAATCAAAGCGAAGCTGAACAACACCTACGCTCCTGAGTCATTGGTTGCGCAGGAAGGTGACACCAAAGACATGCTGGCTTTGAAGGGAAACATCTCTACCAGCAAGTTCTTACGGGTAAACGACATGCAAGCCACTGACGAGGTTGTACCTGGCAAAACGTATTACCTGCAAGGCAAACGCAACAAGGCCAAAGACACTGAGTTCCACGTGGCCCAACGCGGGGAGACCATGCATGAGATTTCTCAGAAATACGCCATCAAATTGAACAAGCTTTTCTCTAAGAACCGCATGGCAAAAGGTGAGAGCTTAGAGCCGGGCCGCGTGGTTTGGTTACAGGAAACCAGACCTAGCAGCATTCCGGTTGAAATCAGACCTCTGGAAGAAGAAGCTCCGGTAGCTACTGAAGTTCTGGCCCAGAAACCTGCTTCTACTCCGGCAACTTCTGCCGCTAAAACACCAGCTACCCCAAAACCAGGAAGCATCAGTGTAGAGGTGGAAGATCCTGCGGCAGCTCCTTACGTGAAAAAAACGCCAGCTGCTGACAATGCTACTGCTCCAGCAACATCTGGTCAATACCCGGGCAAGAACCCAGCGGTTACTTCAAAGCCAGCTCCGGTTCTTGAGCGTAAATCTCCGGAAGATGCGGTTATCTCAGACGTAAAAATTGCACCTGCGCAACCCGTGACGGCTCCTATTCCTGCCTCAGGTACTCACATCGTAGAAAAAGGCGAAACGCTGTACTCCATCTCCCGCAGATACACCATTCCGGTGGCAAATCTGCTGGCCTGGAACAACATGGACGGAAGCGCTCCCCTTCCGCTTGGCAAAGAGCTGGTGTTAACTGGTTCTGCTACGGCCGCTACCACTTCAGTTCCTGCTGCTTCATCTGCTCCTGTTTCTGCTCCTGCCACTGCGGCCCCGGTTGCTTCTTCCGCCCAACCAGTAGCTGGTGAGCACACGGTAGCACCTGGAGAGACTTTGTACGCCATCTCACGCAAGTACGGTGTATCTGTGCCAAACCTGCAGCTTTGGAATAACCTGGGTACCGGTGCCATTTCCATCGGGCAAAAACTGGTAGTAACCGCACCTGCTTCAGAAAGCGCAGTACAAGCAGAGACCACTTCTACCGCAGCCTCAACTGAAACTGCTACCAGCACCGTCACCCACAAAGTAGCTCCCGGCGAATCTATGTATGGCATCTCCCGCAAATACGGAGTAACCATCCAGCAAATTCAAGAGTGGAACAACAAAGCAGATTACAACGTGAGTGTAGGCGAAAACCTAGTGATCAAACCAAAACAATAA